The nucleotide sequence CAAGCTCGGGGCGTGCGGCTCGGTCTGGGACGTGCCGCGCGACCGGCGCGTGACGCACCGCGCCGAGGTTGTCGGTGGGGTGCTCGAGGAGGAGTGCGGTGCCCTCGTCCGGGACTTCTTCGCCGGCCACCGCGGGGGTCCGGCAGGGTCCTGACCAGTTGGTCTGCACCGTGTCAAAACTCTGTCGAAGGTTCCTGCTAGGTTCGACACGAACGGTCCCGACCGGGGCCGTGCACGTGTGACACGAAAGGGCCACCCCATGGGCATCATCGGCTGGATCATCATCGGCGGTCTCGCCGGCTGGGTCGCGAGCAAGATCATGAACACCGACGCGCAGCAGGGCATCATCCTCAACATCGTCGTCGGCATCATCGGCGCCCTCATCGGCGGCTTCCTCCTCGGCGCGTTCGGCGTCGACACGGACGGCAGCGGCGTCATCGTCAGCTTCATCACCGCGCTCATCGGCGCCTGCATCCTCCTGTTCGCCGTCAAGGCGGTCACCAAGCGGGCCTGACCCGGTTCGGCCGGACATCACCGGCCGCCCCCTCCCGACGCCGCCCCCACCCTCCGCGGGGGCGGCGTCGTGGCGTCCCCGGCCCCGATTTCCGGCCGGTCCGGGGGCTCGGGTAGCCTCTCCGGCGGTGGCGTGTCCGAGCGGCCTAAGGAGCACGCCTCGAAAGCGTGTGAGGGTTTACGCCCTCCGTGGGTTCAAATCCCACCGCCACCGCCAGGCAGGAGCCCCCGGGAGCACGACGCCGGGGGCTTTCCTGTTGCCCGGGGCCGGGGACCGCGGTCCCCGACATCCATCGCGCCGGCCCGACCATTCCGTGCCGCCCCCATGTCGTCGTGCCGCCCCCGTTTCGCCGTGCCGCCCCGACCTTGCCGCGCCGCCCCGACCTCGCTGCGCCGCCCCGCCTCGCACTGCCGGTCTGATCTCGCCGCGCCGACCTGCCACGGCACCCCGGCAGGGCGATCCGGCCCCGTCGGGACGGGCTCGACCCGGTCCCGCACCGATCCCTCGCACCGCGGGAGGTTTCGCTCCCACTGCGGCAGGTTTCCCTCCCGCGGTGGGGGGAGGTCGGGAGGGGGCGCCCCGGGGGCGGGGCAGGCCGGGACGCACAGCGGACCCACAGCGCCCTCCCGGCCGACGTCCTGGCCGGGCGGGGGATGATGGCGCTCGTGTCCAGCCTCCTCGAGCAGATCCTCGGCCAGCCGGCGTGGGTGGTCTACCTCGTCGTCGGGCTCGTCGTCCTCGTCGAGGACGCGCTCTTCGTCGGCTTCGTCGTGCCCGGCGAGACGGCGGCCATCCTGGGCGGCGTCACCGCCGCCATCGGCCACACCTCGCTGCCCTGGGTGGCGCTCGTCGTCGTCGGCACCGCGATCGTCGGCGACAGCATCGGCTACGAGGTCGGGCGGGTGCTCGGGCCCCGGCTCACGGAGGCGCGGGTGCTGCGCCGCGCGCGGCCACGCATCGAGCAGGCCCAGGACTTCCTCGTCCGCCGCGGCGCGGTGTCGGTCTTCCTCGCCCGCTGGACGGCCTTCCTGCGCGCCGTCGTGCCGGCGCTCGCCGGCTCCTCGGGCCTGCGCTACCCGACCTTCCTCGTGTGGAACCTGCTCGGCGGCCTCGCCTGGGGGCTCGCGACGGTCGTCGGCGGCTACCTCGCCGGGCGCAGCTACCAGCGCCTCGAGAGCTGGCTCGGGACGGGCTCGCTGGTCGTCGTCGCGCTCGTCGTCGTGGCCGCGGTCCTCGTCCACCGTCGCCGCCGCACGGTGCAGCGCTCCGCGGCCTGACCCCGGGACCGCCCCGCCGTCGGCTCAGGAGGCCGACGGCTCCGGGCACATCGGCAGCCCGCCGGTGGGCGCGACGTAGGGCCGCAGCGTCGTGAACTTCGTGCCGAGCGCGATCTCGACGCTGCCGTCGGCCCGCTTGTCGTTGACCGCCTTCGAGCCCTTCGGCATGACCGTGAGGAGGAACTGGCCGTCGGCGCGGCCGGCGGGGCCGTAGCGGACCTCGGCAACCGCGGGAGTCTTACGCCCCGACTCGTCGTTGCCGACCTTGCCGACGACGAAGCCCTGCTTCTCGAGGAGCTGGGCCGTGCGGGAGGCGAGGTTGGCGCGGTTCGTCGCGTTGTAGACGTCGACCGTCACCTGTCCCGGCACCCGCTCGTCCGGGTCGAAGGGCCGGCACGTCGCGGCGGGCGGGCGGCTCGCGCGGGCCTGCTCGTCGGCGCGGTAGTAGGAGAGGCCGTACCAGAACGCGAAGAACAGCCCGAGGAGGACGACGCCGATGACGACGGCCGAGCGACGGCGCCGCGCCCGGGCCTCGACGGAGGCCGGCGACTCGCTCGTGTACTCGCTCACGACGGGCTCAGAGGGTCAGCACGCGGGCGTGCAGGGTCGGGCGCTGGTGCAGCGCGGCGCGCAGGGCGCGGTGGAGACCGTCCTCGAGGTAGAGCGTGTCCTCCCACTCGACGACGTGCGCGAAGAGGTCGCCGTAGAAGGTCGAGTCCTCGGCGAGCAGCGCGTGCAGGTCGAGCTCGCGCTTGGTCGTCACGAGCTCGTCGAGGCGCACGAGCCGCGGCGGCACGGTCGACCACTGCCGCCCCGTGTACCCGTGGTCCGGGTACGGGCGCGCGTCACCGACGGCCTTGAAGATCACGGCGACCACTCTATGGGCCGAGCCCGCGAGGTCCGGCCGCGAAACCCCGGCGGGGGTTAGATTGACGCGCGTGAGCGACAGCACCGAGAACCCCCTCCTCGACGCGATCCGGGCCGGCTACACCGTCGAGGGCCCGGCCCTCGAGCTCGGGGCGGCGGTCGTCGACGGCACCGCTCACCCGGACGCCGTCGTCCGCATCCCCCTGTCGGCGATGAACCGCCACGGCCTCGTCGCGGGCGCCACAGGCACGGGCAAGACGAAGACGCTCCAGCTGATGGCCGAGCAGCTGACGGCCCAGGGCGTGCCGGTGTTCCTCGCCGACGTCAAGGGCGACCTGTCGGGGATGGCCACCGCCGGCGAGGCGAACGACCGGGTCACGGCGCGCTCCCAGGACGTCGGTCTGCCGTGGACCCCGACCGCCTACCCGGTCGAGTTCTTCGCGCTCGGCGGCCAGGGCAAGGGGATCCCGGTGCGCGCCGCGGTGTCGACCTTCGGGCCGACGCTGCTCGCGAAGGTGCTGGGGCTCAACGCGACCCAGGAGTCCAGCCTCGGCCTCGTCTTCCACTACGCCGACAAGCGCGGCCTCTTCCTCGACACGATCGCCGACCTGCGCGCGGTCGTGCAGCACCTGACCTCCGACGAGGGCAAGGCGGACCTCAAGGAGCTCGGCGGGCTGTCGTCGGCGACGGCGGGCGTCATCCTCCGCGAGCTCATCACGTTCTCCGACCAGGGCGCCGACGCGTTCTTCGGCCTCCCCGAGCTCGACACCGCACAGCTGCTGCGCACCGCACCTGACGGGCGCGGGCTCGTCTCGATGCTCGAGCTGCCGGCGGTGCAGGACCGGCCGCAGCTGTTCTCGACCTTCCTCATGTGGCTGCTCGCGGACCTCTTCCACGACCTGCCGGAGGTCGGCGACCTCGACAAGCCCAAGCTCGTCTTCTTCTTCGACGAGGCGCACCTGCTCTTCTCGGACGCGTCGAAGGAGTTCGTCGACGCCATCCAGCAGACCGTCCGGCTCATCCGCTCCAAGGGTGTCGGCGTGTTCTTCGTGACGCAGTCGCCGAAGGACGTCCCGGGCGACGTCCTCGCCCAGCTCGGCAACCGGGTGCAGCACGCGCTGCGGGCCTTCACCCCGGACGACGCCGCCGCGCTCAAGGCCGCCGTCAAGACCTACCCGAAGACCGACTACGACCTCGCGCAGCTGCTCACCTCGCTCGGCACCGGCGAGGCCGTCGTCACGGTCCTGTCCGAGAAGGGGGTCCCGACCCCCGTCGCGTGGACGCGGATGCGCGCCCCCGAGTCACTCATGGGCCCCTCGCCCGACGCGGTCGTCGACGCCGCCGTGGCCGCCTCGCCGCTGACCGCGCAGTACGCCCAGGCGCAGGAGCGCGACTCCGCGGCCGAGATGCTCGGCAAGGCGACGCAGGAGCGCACCGCAGCCCAGCAGGCGGCCGCCGAGGCCGAGGCGCGCGCGAAGGCCGACGCCGCAGCCGCCCAGGAGGCCGCGAAGGCGCGCGCCGCGGCCGAGCAGGCGGCGGCCAAGGAGCAGGCGGCGGCCGAGAAGGCCAGGGCCGCGGAGGAGCGCCGCCGCGCCCAGGACCCGGGCATGGTCGAGCAGGTCGTGCAGTCCTCGGCCTTCCGCTCGATGCTGCGCTCGGCCGGGACGGCGCTCGGCCGCGAGATCACCCGGT is from Arthrobacter sp. NEB 688 and encodes:
- a CDS encoding GlsB/YeaQ/YmgE family stress response membrane protein, coding for MGIIGWIIIGGLAGWVASKIMNTDAQQGIILNIVVGIIGALIGGFLLGAFGVDTDGSGVIVSFITALIGACILLFAVKAVTKRA
- a CDS encoding DedA family protein; its protein translation is MALVSSLLEQILGQPAWVVYLVVGLVVLVEDALFVGFVVPGETAAILGGVTAAIGHTSLPWVALVVVGTAIVGDSIGYEVGRVLGPRLTEARVLRRARPRIEQAQDFLVRRGAVSVFLARWTAFLRAVVPALAGSSGLRYPTFLVWNLLGGLAWGLATVVGGYLAGRSYQRLESWLGTGSLVVVALVVVAAVLVHRRRRTVQRSAA
- a CDS encoding helicase HerA-like domain-containing protein, producing the protein MSDSTENPLLDAIRAGYTVEGPALELGAAVVDGTAHPDAVVRIPLSAMNRHGLVAGATGTGKTKTLQLMAEQLTAQGVPVFLADVKGDLSGMATAGEANDRVTARSQDVGLPWTPTAYPVEFFALGGQGKGIPVRAAVSTFGPTLLAKVLGLNATQESSLGLVFHYADKRGLFLDTIADLRAVVQHLTSDEGKADLKELGGLSSATAGVILRELITFSDQGADAFFGLPELDTAQLLRTAPDGRGLVSMLELPAVQDRPQLFSTFLMWLLADLFHDLPEVGDLDKPKLVFFFDEAHLLFSDASKEFVDAIQQTVRLIRSKGVGVFFVTQSPKDVPGDVLAQLGNRVQHALRAFTPDDAAALKAAVKTYPKTDYDLAQLLTSLGTGEAVVTVLSEKGVPTPVAWTRMRAPESLMGPSPDAVVDAAVAASPLTAQYAQAQERDSAAEMLGKATQERTAAQQAAAEAEARAKADAAAAQEAAKARAAAEQAAAKEQAAAEKARAAEERRRAQDPGMVEQVVQSSAFRSMLRSAGTALGREITRSIFGTARRR
- a CDS encoding LytR C-terminal domain-containing protein, yielding MSEYTSESPASVEARARRRRSAVVIGVVLLGLFFAFWYGLSYYRADEQARASRPPAATCRPFDPDERVPGQVTVDVYNATNRANLASRTAQLLEKQGFVVGKVGNDESGRKTPAVAEVRYGPAGRADGQFLLTVMPKGSKAVNDKRADGSVEIALGTKFTTLRPYVAPTGGLPMCPEPSAS
- a CDS encoding type II toxin-antitoxin system VapB family antitoxin, whose protein sequence is MIFKAVGDARPYPDHGYTGRQWSTVPPRLVRLDELVTTKRELDLHALLAEDSTFYGDLFAHVVEWEDTLYLEDGLHRALRAALHQRPTLHARVLTL